The following are encoded in a window of Oceanidesulfovibrio indonesiensis genomic DNA:
- the fliQ gene encoding flagellar biosynthesis protein FliQ yields MTQDFVIGFARQAIELALMVSMPMLLVGLTVGVLVSILQAATQVQEMTLTFIPKIVSIFLALLLAFPWILDKLTSFSENVILNIPNYIR; encoded by the coding sequence ATGACTCAGGATTTCGTCATCGGCTTCGCCCGGCAGGCAATCGAGCTCGCGCTTATGGTCTCCATGCCTATGCTCCTCGTGGGCCTCACGGTTGGCGTGCTCGTCTCCATCCTCCAGGCCGCGACTCAGGTCCAGGAGATGACGCTGACCTTCATCCCGAAGATTGTCTCGATCTTCCTCGCGCTGCTCCTCGCCTTTCCCTGGATTCTGGACAAACTCACCAGCTTTTCGGAGAATGTCATTCTCAACATCCCGAACTACATACGATAA
- the rlmB gene encoding 23S rRNA (guanosine(2251)-2'-O)-methyltransferase RlmB: MKRSHKPAPPGPVEGLVPGRKPVHEYVKQHPERIEQVLVQKDKSSKELAPLLYQCRERSVRYVLVPRNKLDALYPGNHQGVIARVFTSGFADVRELLRNAASAPLPIVLAMDQVQDPHNVGALARTLYAMGGAGIIVTKHNSAALGAGAMRSSAGALLKLPVARCVNLSQTLDTAKEMGLFVYGLARGEQSADLFTADPALPAVFVLGNEEKGLRSGVAKACDALYEIPFAREADSLNVAQSGAFVVSRIHAIMRAAKG, translated from the coding sequence ATGAAGCGATCGCATAAGCCCGCTCCGCCCGGTCCGGTGGAAGGTCTGGTTCCCGGCAGGAAGCCGGTTCACGAGTATGTGAAGCAGCATCCCGAGCGCATCGAACAGGTGCTCGTGCAAAAAGACAAGAGCAGCAAGGAATTAGCACCACTTCTGTACCAGTGCAGGGAGCGGTCCGTGCGCTATGTGCTCGTGCCGAGAAACAAGCTGGACGCGCTGTATCCGGGCAATCATCAGGGCGTCATAGCAAGGGTTTTCACCTCCGGATTCGCGGATGTCCGGGAGTTGCTGAGAAATGCTGCGAGCGCGCCATTGCCCATCGTGCTCGCCATGGATCAGGTTCAGGACCCCCATAATGTAGGCGCTCTCGCGCGAACTCTCTACGCCATGGGCGGCGCAGGCATCATCGTGACCAAACACAACTCGGCGGCGCTCGGCGCAGGCGCCATGAGATCTTCGGCCGGCGCGCTGCTCAAGCTGCCGGTGGCGCGCTGCGTCAATCTGTCTCAAACTCTGGACACAGCCAAAGAGATGGGGTTGTTCGTGTACGGATTGGCCAGGGGCGAGCAGTCCGCAGATCTGTTCACTGCCGACCCGGCGTTGCCGGCCGTTTTCGTTCTGGGCAACGAGGAAAAGGGGCTGCGTTCCGGCGTAGCCAAAGCATGCGACGCGCTCTACGAGATTCCGTTCGCCAGAGAGGCTGATTCGTTGAACGTGGCCCAGAGCGGGGCGTTCGTAGTAAGCAGGATTCATGCAATCATGCGTGCGGCAAAGGGATGA
- the aroE gene encoding shikimate dehydrogenase: MAWDDERFLVPERVCGLIGHPVSHSLGPVLHNWAFQRLGLPWVYMAWDVGPDDVGRMMDAVRLMPVAGLSVTIPHKRAVMDYLDGVSERARQVGAVNTLHWHGTKLLGENTDVDGFLAPLEDTGRAFDSALVLGAGGAARAALAALQQLGVPDVRITNRTRSKAEEIASDFGVQAVDWDARAENPAALLVNTTSLGMSGRHIEESPWLAEAFPSDCTVYDIVYNPLRTRFLREARSAGCHVVDGLSMFIHQALAQFRLWTGQSFPVDLARELLLTHLRG, encoded by the coding sequence ATGGCTTGGGACGACGAACGCTTCCTCGTTCCGGAACGGGTCTGCGGCCTCATCGGCCACCCGGTGAGCCACAGCCTGGGGCCTGTGCTGCACAACTGGGCCTTCCAGCGCCTGGGGCTTCCCTGGGTGTACATGGCCTGGGACGTGGGGCCGGACGATGTGGGCCGGATGATGGACGCCGTGCGGTTGATGCCGGTTGCCGGCCTGTCCGTGACCATACCGCATAAGCGTGCAGTCATGGATTATCTGGACGGCGTCAGCGAGCGCGCCCGCCAGGTTGGGGCCGTAAATACCCTGCACTGGCATGGCACGAAGTTGCTGGGCGAGAATACGGACGTGGACGGTTTCCTGGCTCCGTTGGAAGATACGGGCAGAGCTTTCGATTCGGCCCTGGTCCTGGGGGCGGGCGGTGCGGCCCGGGCCGCGCTTGCCGCGTTGCAGCAACTCGGCGTTCCAGATGTACGTATTACGAATCGTACACGCAGTAAGGCTGAAGAGATTGCCTCGGATTTCGGTGTCCAGGCTGTGGACTGGGACGCCAGGGCCGAAAATCCTGCGGCTCTCCTCGTGAACACCACCTCCCTGGGGATGAGTGGTCGGCATATCGAGGAATCCCCCTGGCTGGCCGAGGCCTTCCCGTCCGACTGCACGGTTTACGACATCGTCTACAACCCACTTCGCACGAGGTTCCTGCGCGAGGCGCGCAGCGCGGGCTGCCATGTGGTGGACGGGCTCAGCATGTTCATCCATCAGGCGCTCGCCCAGTTCCGCCTGTGGACCGGCCAAAGTTTTCCAGTCGATCTTGCCCGGGAACTCCTGCTCACCCATCTGCGCGGTTAG
- a CDS encoding 4Fe-4S dicluster domain-containing protein codes for MARVTILDERCKGCMLCTTVCPKDVLAQSDRINQQGYKVVEVVDEESCTGCTACAMICPDYAIRIMKVVKPKAKAESKEDAGK; via the coding sequence ATGGCCCGGGTGACCATTCTCGATGAACGGTGCAAGGGGTGTATGCTCTGCACCACGGTCTGCCCCAAGGATGTTCTGGCGCAGTCCGATCGTATCAATCAGCAAGGGTACAAAGTTGTGGAGGTCGTGGACGAGGAATCGTGCACGGGCTGCACGGCGTGCGCCATGATCTGTCCGGACTACGCCATACGCATCATGAAGGTGGTGAAGCCCAAGGCGAAAGCCGAATCCAAGGAGGACGCGGGAAAATGA
- the fliN gene encoding flagellar motor switch protein FliN: protein MMADENDQEKLAAEWAAALAEQDGEDIPEDFDADLGQQTAQDKDEGSGGVETPGAGMSDDEALADEWAKALAEDESAELSKKKTRQESLSSQASSAQFKDLTEEAKTPRTDATKHELDFILDIPLDVSAELGRTRLLINELLQLGQGSVVELNKLAGEPLEIYVNGKLVARGEAVVINEKFGVRLTDIISPIERVKQLG, encoded by the coding sequence ATTATGGCTGACGAAAACGATCAAGAAAAATTGGCAGCCGAATGGGCAGCCGCGCTCGCAGAACAGGACGGCGAAGACATCCCTGAGGATTTCGATGCCGATCTGGGACAACAGACCGCGCAAGACAAGGATGAAGGCAGCGGCGGCGTTGAAACGCCGGGCGCGGGCATGAGCGACGATGAAGCCCTGGCGGATGAATGGGCCAAAGCCCTGGCAGAGGATGAAAGCGCCGAGTTGTCCAAAAAGAAAACCCGGCAGGAGTCGCTATCCAGCCAGGCATCCTCCGCTCAATTCAAAGATTTGACAGAAGAGGCCAAGACGCCCCGCACCGACGCCACCAAGCACGAGCTCGATTTCATTCTGGACATCCCGCTCGACGTCTCTGCCGAGCTGGGGCGCACCAGATTGCTCATCAACGAGCTGCTGCAGCTTGGACAGGGGTCCGTGGTGGAGCTCAACAAGCTGGCCGGAGAACCGTTGGAGATATACGTCAACGGCAAGCTTGTGGCCCGCGGTGAGGCCGTGGTCATCAACGAGAAGTTCGGCGTCCGTCTCACGGACATCATCAGCCCCATCGAACGGGTCAAGCAGCTTGGCTAG
- a CDS encoding thiamine pyrophosphate-dependent enzyme: MAEAVIEKEAFVLPENLADRGSHYCPGCHHGIAHRLVAECLSELGLVDNTICVSSIGCSVFIYNYILMDTIEAPHGRAPAVATGVKRARKDKFVFTYQGDGDLASIGLAESVHCANRGEKISVVFVNNTVYGMTGGQMAPTTMIGQKTTTCPGGRCEDREGSPMKMAELMASLGGTAYSARVATNNMKNIVAAKKAVMKAFRCQTEGRGFGFVELLSACPTNWRMSPVAANERVEKEMIPYFPLGTYKDFE; the protein is encoded by the coding sequence ATGGCTGAAGCCGTTATCGAAAAAGAAGCCTTTGTCCTTCCCGAGAATCTCGCCGACCGTGGAAGCCATTACTGCCCCGGATGCCACCACGGCATCGCGCATCGCCTCGTTGCCGAGTGCCTGTCGGAACTCGGACTGGTGGACAACACCATCTGCGTCAGTTCCATCGGCTGCTCGGTCTTCATCTACAACTACATCCTCATGGACACAATCGAGGCGCCGCACGGCCGCGCACCTGCCGTGGCCACCGGCGTGAAGCGCGCGCGCAAGGACAAGTTCGTGTTCACCTACCAGGGCGACGGCGACCTCGCGTCCATTGGCCTGGCCGAATCAGTGCACTGCGCAAACCGCGGGGAGAAGATCTCCGTGGTTTTCGTAAACAATACGGTCTATGGCATGACCGGAGGCCAGATGGCGCCCACCACCATGATCGGCCAGAAGACCACCACCTGCCCCGGCGGACGTTGCGAGGATCGCGAAGGATCGCCCATGAAGATGGCCGAATTGATGGCCTCCCTGGGCGGAACCGCCTATTCCGCGCGCGTTGCGACAAACAATATGAAGAATATCGTGGCGGCCAAAAAGGCCGTGATGAAAGCCTTCCGCTGCCAGACCGAAGGCCGCGGCTTCGGCTTCGTGGAGTTGCTTTCCGCCTGCCCTACCAACTGGCGCATGAGCCCGGTGGCGGCCAACGAGCGTGTGGAAAAGGAAATGATTCCGTATTTCCCTCTGGGAACCTACAAGGATTTCGAATAA
- a CDS encoding LysM peptidoglycan-binding domain-containing protein, with translation MIRFIPPLRHRAGLHAHLPTLVLLSVLLLLSACATKQEIAEAPAIEPYPAGGIQGLEDFDRDLEEAGPENIGTLTQEEKIAILSGGEIQYPDSTYARVLITRQFLFLHRDRNSTVRAWVERAEEYLPEAKRYFRSRGLPTELVYLPFIESGYNPLAKSHAGAAGTWQFIRSTGRNYGLVCDQYMDERLDVFKATEAAADYLTFLHDMFGDWTLALAAYNAGEGRVGRLVRSTGAKNFFEIAAVNDSLSSEARLREETMHYVPRFIAMAKIINNHTALGYPSMKDRSLDSRPVVAKSDLDLESLAKGAGLSWKEFKRLNPALISDQTPPNRSCTIYVPSQKLQACNAYLGGKPVLASAVKYAQYSVRKGDTYSQIASRHSISTRELMRINKTSSSKLRIGQKLWVPRSGKTTAVATKASGSTSAPETAGGNAYRVQRGDTLYSLSKRFGVSVDALKAANNMKTAHSLRAGSDLMIPGKKKEPTTRVTTTSASKAAPAASASTYTVTSGDTVWSIARRFKLSPKDILAWNNMDRSATIRPGDSLRLHLD, from the coding sequence ATGATACGTTTTATTCCGCCACTCCGCCACCGAGCCGGTCTGCACGCACACTTGCCGACCCTGGTCTTGCTTTCCGTGCTTTTACTGCTGTCTGCCTGTGCGACTAAACAGGAAATCGCAGAAGCGCCCGCCATCGAGCCGTACCCGGCTGGCGGCATCCAGGGACTTGAGGACTTCGACCGCGACCTTGAGGAAGCGGGACCCGAGAACATCGGCACGCTCACCCAGGAAGAAAAAATAGCCATCCTTTCCGGAGGCGAAATACAGTACCCCGACTCCACGTATGCTCGGGTTCTCATCACGCGACAGTTTCTTTTTTTGCACCGCGACAGAAACAGCACCGTGCGCGCCTGGGTGGAGCGCGCAGAGGAGTATCTGCCTGAAGCGAAGCGATACTTCCGCAGCCGTGGCTTGCCCACCGAGCTCGTCTACCTGCCGTTCATTGAATCCGGGTACAACCCCTTGGCCAAGTCGCACGCCGGCGCCGCCGGCACCTGGCAGTTCATCCGCTCCACTGGCCGAAACTACGGCCTGGTGTGCGATCAGTACATGGACGAACGCCTTGACGTATTCAAGGCCACGGAAGCCGCCGCCGACTATCTGACATTTCTCCACGACATGTTCGGCGACTGGACCCTGGCTCTGGCCGCTTACAACGCCGGCGAAGGGCGCGTAGGGCGGCTGGTCCGGTCCACCGGCGCCAAGAACTTCTTCGAAATCGCCGCCGTGAACGACAGCTTATCTTCCGAGGCCCGGCTGCGTGAAGAAACCATGCACTATGTCCCGCGCTTCATAGCCATGGCCAAGATTATCAACAACCACACAGCTCTTGGCTACCCGTCCATGAAGGATCGCTCGCTGGACAGCCGCCCCGTCGTTGCCAAATCCGACCTCGACCTGGAATCCCTGGCCAAAGGCGCCGGCCTTTCCTGGAAGGAGTTCAAGCGCCTCAACCCCGCCCTCATCTCGGACCAGACCCCGCCCAATCGCAGCTGCACCATCTATGTTCCCAGCCAGAAACTCCAGGCGTGCAACGCATACCTGGGGGGTAAACCGGTCCTTGCCAGCGCGGTCAAATACGCCCAATACAGCGTGCGCAAGGGCGACACCTACTCGCAAATCGCTTCGCGCCACTCCATTTCCACGCGCGAGCTCATGCGCATCAATAAAACGAGCTCATCCAAACTCAGAATCGGCCAGAAGCTGTGGGTTCCCCGGTCGGGCAAGACGACAGCCGTCGCCACCAAAGCCAGTGGATCTACCTCCGCACCTGAAACAGCCGGCGGCAACGCTTATCGCGTACAACGTGGGGACACGCTCTACTCGCTTTCGAAACGCTTCGGCGTATCCGTGGACGCACTCAAGGCCGCGAACAACATGAAGACGGCTCATTCGCTCCGTGCCGGCAGCGATCTTATGATTCCCGGCAAAAAGAAAGAACCGACCACCCGAGTGACCACGACATCCGCATCCAAAGCCGCACCGGCCGCGTCCGCCTCCACCTATACGGTGACCTCCGGGGACACGGTATGGTCCATCGCGCGGCGGTTCAAGCTGTCGCCCAAAGACATCCTGGCCTGGAACAACATGGACCGCTCAGCAACGATCAGGCCGGGCGACTCCCTCCGCCTGCACCTCGACTGA
- a CDS encoding flagellar basal body-associated FliL family protein, producing MPDAIESGDATPKKKSPLKWILLVVLLLVLGGGGYFAYTKFFAGPKDDAAQDGAADGQGQQERRSASGDSQVVSLDPFLVNLADPLGRRYLKLSLDVEVASKDVVSALRSNEPKVRDALIMLLSSKTFSELSSMESKILLKNEIVERLNLVLGDSRVQQVYFTEMVIQ from the coding sequence GTGCCAGACGCAATCGAATCCGGGGACGCAACCCCGAAAAAGAAATCCCCGCTGAAGTGGATATTGCTCGTCGTGCTTCTGCTCGTTCTCGGCGGCGGCGGTTACTTTGCTTACACCAAATTTTTTGCCGGCCCCAAAGACGACGCCGCGCAGGACGGCGCTGCGGACGGACAAGGACAGCAGGAAAGAAGGTCGGCGTCCGGAGACTCGCAGGTCGTCTCGCTGGACCCGTTTCTCGTGAATCTGGCGGACCCCCTGGGGCGGCGCTATCTCAAGCTCAGCCTGGATGTGGAGGTTGCCTCGAAGGATGTCGTCTCTGCTTTGCGTTCCAATGAGCCAAAAGTCCGGGATGCCCTTATCATGCTGCTTTCGAGTAAGACGTTTTCCGAACTTTCGTCCATGGAAAGCAAGATCCTCCTCAAAAACGAAATCGTGGAGCGCCTGAATCTCGTGCTGGGGGACTCCAGAGTGCAGCAAGTCTATTTTACCGAAATGGTTATACAATAA
- the fliO gene encoding flagellar biosynthetic protein FliO: MRIFPRLSASRRLIQGFVFTAALAFVLVLPLPALTQGTDNALQATTADNATGRNATDPVAQETARPPAEAPDAEPDSARDALSLDPEAPQPTTDRSEARGAMPEREPAPRNAGKPAPGTQPESEPIPGGNVGWTAYFQALGAIFLILAVLAGGFYLLKRFGPRAMGGGVFGRGTIQLEAQLPLGPRRSVVVVRFLNKRLVLGVTDSNINLLTETETGYDDEVPEYTSTPQSGSSAFSRMLAKARNSRS; the protein is encoded by the coding sequence GTGCGCATTTTCCCACGGCTTTCTGCAAGCCGCCGACTCATCCAGGGCTTTGTGTTCACGGCTGCGCTTGCGTTCGTCCTTGTCCTGCCTCTGCCGGCTCTTACTCAAGGAACGGACAACGCTTTGCAAGCAACCACTGCCGACAACGCCACCGGCCGGAACGCAACGGACCCTGTCGCGCAGGAGACGGCGCGCCCTCCTGCCGAAGCTCCTGACGCCGAGCCCGACAGCGCAAGGGACGCCCTTTCATTGGATCCGGAAGCGCCGCAACCGACCACTGATCGCAGCGAAGCCCGCGGCGCCATGCCCGAACGTGAGCCTGCGCCCCGGAACGCCGGAAAACCGGCGCCAGGGACACAGCCGGAATCCGAACCCATTCCCGGTGGCAACGTGGGCTGGACAGCCTATTTCCAGGCTCTCGGCGCCATTTTTCTGATCCTTGCCGTGCTCGCAGGCGGGTTTTATCTGCTCAAACGCTTCGGCCCGCGCGCCATGGGAGGGGGTGTGTTCGGCCGTGGAACGATCCAATTGGAAGCGCAACTCCCTTTGGGCCCACGCCGTTCAGTCGTAGTGGTCCGGTTCTTGAATAAGCGATTGGTGTTGGGAGTCACGGACTCCAACATCAATTTGCTCACCGAGACGGAGACCGGATATGACGACGAGGTTCCCGAATACACATCAACGCCCCAGAGCGGCAGCTCTGCATTTTCCAGAATGCTGGCCAAAGCTCGCAATTCTCGCTCTTAG
- the queA gene encoding tRNA preQ1(34) S-adenosylmethionine ribosyltransferase-isomerase QueA yields MNEFELDCYDYELPPECIAKHPPAVRSASKLLVVQRGDGRLEDAATKDIAALLPKGALLVVNDTRVVPARLKGLRATGGRVEFLLLTPIPCMVVNIDKEGWSHAEVEGLVRSSKGPRKGERIELGRDIAMTMGEKGEYGRSVVTLHWQGDLASRLDENGELPLPPYLGRPQEDSDMQRYQTEFARVDKAGSVAAPTAGLHFDAAIRDSLRNAGIETATVSLYVGYGTFSPVRAEDIRDHVMHAEYAEMTAETAEQIRRAKAEGKPVIPVGTTSLRTLEGAHAATGAIEAFEGWIDIFIKPPYTTKVADGLFTNFHLPKSSLFILVCALAGRDLMQRAYAHARDTGYRFFSYGDAMLIL; encoded by the coding sequence ATGAATGAGTTCGAGCTGGATTGTTATGATTACGAACTGCCGCCAGAGTGCATAGCCAAGCACCCCCCTGCCGTGCGCAGCGCTTCGAAGCTTCTGGTCGTCCAACGTGGAGATGGGCGATTGGAAGATGCGGCCACGAAAGATATAGCGGCGTTATTGCCTAAAGGGGCGCTGCTCGTGGTCAACGATACACGCGTAGTGCCGGCGCGGTTAAAAGGTCTGCGCGCCACGGGCGGTCGAGTGGAATTCCTGCTGCTCACGCCGATACCATGCATGGTGGTCAATATTGATAAAGAAGGTTGGAGCCATGCAGAGGTTGAAGGTCTGGTGCGGTCCAGCAAAGGGCCCAGGAAAGGCGAACGGATCGAGCTTGGTCGCGACATTGCCATGACCATGGGCGAGAAGGGCGAGTACGGAAGAAGCGTGGTGACGCTGCATTGGCAGGGTGATCTCGCGTCGCGGCTGGACGAAAACGGTGAACTGCCGTTGCCGCCCTATCTGGGGCGTCCCCAGGAAGATTCGGATATGCAGCGGTATCAGACCGAATTCGCACGGGTGGACAAGGCGGGGTCCGTTGCTGCGCCCACTGCCGGACTCCATTTCGATGCAGCCATTCGCGACAGCCTGCGCAACGCCGGCATCGAGACAGCCACAGTGAGTCTGTACGTGGGATACGGCACGTTCAGCCCTGTGCGGGCAGAAGATATACGCGACCACGTGATGCATGCCGAGTACGCCGAGATGACGGCCGAAACGGCTGAGCAGATTCGGCGGGCCAAGGCCGAAGGCAAGCCGGTCATTCCCGTGGGCACCACGAGCCTGCGGACTCTGGAGGGAGCCCATGCGGCAACGGGGGCCATTGAAGCGTTCGAAGGGTGGATCGACATATTCATCAAGCCGCCGTATACGACAAAAGTTGCCGACGGATTGTTCACCAACTTCCATTTGCCGAAATCATCACTCTTCATCCTTGTCTGCGCTCTGGCGGGCAGGGATCTTATGCAACGGGCGTACGCCCATGCGCGTGATACCGGCTATCGTTTTTTCTCGTATGGCGACGCGATGCTCATCCTGTAG
- the fliP gene encoding flagellar type III secretion system pore protein FliP (The bacterial flagellar biogenesis protein FliP forms a type III secretion system (T3SS)-type pore required for flagellar assembly.), which yields MPDLQLTLSGGATQPEKVAITLEILFLLTVLSLAPAIMLTVTSFTRIIIVFHFLRQALGTPQLPPNQILASLAIFMTIAIMMPVGTKINEEALQPYLDERIGFTEALDKAQDPLREFLFKHTREKDLSIFYTITEMERPETKEDVPTIMLVAGYVISELKTGFTIGFLIYIPFLVLDMVVASILLSMGMMMLPPVMVSLPFKILLFVMIDGWGLLTGSLVNSFLL from the coding sequence ATGCCGGACTTGCAGCTCACCTTGTCCGGCGGCGCCACCCAGCCGGAAAAGGTCGCGATAACCCTCGAAATTCTTTTTCTGCTCACGGTGCTATCACTGGCGCCGGCGATCATGTTGACGGTGACGTCGTTCACTCGCATCATCATCGTGTTCCATTTTCTGCGCCAGGCGCTCGGAACTCCGCAGCTGCCCCCGAACCAGATTCTCGCCAGCCTCGCAATTTTCATGACCATCGCGATCATGATGCCCGTAGGCACCAAGATAAACGAAGAGGCGCTGCAACCCTATCTGGACGAGCGGATCGGTTTCACCGAAGCTTTGGACAAAGCGCAGGACCCGTTGCGGGAGTTTCTGTTCAAGCACACGCGGGAAAAGGATCTCTCAATTTTCTATACAATCACGGAGATGGAACGGCCCGAGACCAAAGAGGACGTCCCGACCATCATGCTCGTTGCCGGCTATGTGATCAGCGAGCTCAAGACGGGCTTCACCATCGGCTTTCTCATCTACATACCATTCCTGGTGCTGGATATGGTGGTCGCCTCAATCCTGCTCTCCATGGGCATGATGATGCTGCCGCCTGTCATGGTGTCGCTGCCGTTCAAGATACTGCTGTTCGTGATGATCGACGGGTGGGGACTGCTCACCGGCTCGCTGGTGAACAGCTTCCTCCTATGA
- a CDS encoding 3-methyl-2-oxobutanoate dehydrogenase subunit VorB yields the protein MSAARDGERIFIKGNEAVAHGALAAGCRCYFGYPITPQNDIPELLSSLIPEAGGEFVQAESEVAAANMLLGSAACGVRAFTSSSSPGISLMQEAISYMAGSELPGVIVNMVRGGPGLGDIGPSQGDYFQAVKGGGHGDYRLFVLAPATCQEAYDHMIEAFHLAFKYRNPVMVLGDAILGQMKEPVTAWTPRLGDSLSHDDTEGAEWRLEGSANRPARLLKSLHLEEGALATHNKKLVAKYKEMEQEVRAEECLCEDAELIVAAFGSIGRIVKSTVRHLRDKGHKVGLFRPITLFPFPTARLEAMAVEGKRFLTIEHNTGQMVEDVRLAIRHHADSAFHGCMPGDLPSPDDFVHPILNVLEGK from the coding sequence ATGAGCGCTGCGCGAGACGGCGAACGTATATTCATCAAGGGCAACGAAGCCGTGGCCCACGGCGCGCTGGCCGCGGGATGCCGTTGCTACTTCGGCTATCCCATCACACCGCAGAACGATATCCCCGAACTGCTTTCCTCGCTCATCCCCGAGGCGGGCGGCGAGTTCGTCCAGGCGGAAAGCGAAGTGGCCGCGGCGAACATGCTGCTTGGCTCGGCGGCCTGCGGCGTTCGCGCCTTCACCTCTTCGTCCAGCCCGGGCATCTCGCTCATGCAGGAGGCCATTTCCTACATGGCCGGCTCGGAGCTGCCAGGCGTTATCGTGAACATGGTGCGCGGCGGACCCGGCCTGGGCGACATAGGTCCTTCCCAGGGCGATTATTTTCAGGCGGTCAAGGGCGGAGGCCACGGCGATTATCGCCTCTTCGTACTCGCCCCGGCCACCTGCCAGGAAGCGTATGACCATATGATCGAAGCCTTCCACCTGGCCTTCAAGTACCGCAATCCGGTCATGGTGCTGGGCGACGCCATTCTGGGTCAGATGAAGGAGCCGGTTACGGCGTGGACTCCGCGGTTGGGCGACTCTCTCTCCCACGACGATACCGAAGGCGCGGAATGGCGGCTTGAAGGAAGCGCGAACCGTCCTGCGCGGCTCCTGAAGTCCCTGCATCTGGAGGAGGGCGCCCTTGCGACCCACAACAAAAAGCTGGTTGCCAAATATAAAGAGATGGAACAGGAAGTGCGCGCCGAGGAGTGCCTTTGCGAGGATGCGGAGCTCATCGTCGCGGCGTTCGGCTCCATCGGCCGCATCGTCAAGTCCACGGTGCGGCACCTGCGGGACAAGGGTCACAAGGTCGGCCTGTTCCGGCCCATCACTCTGTTCCCTTTCCCCACAGCCCGGCTCGAGGCGATGGCCGTCGAGGGCAAGCGCTTTCTCACCATCGAGCACAATACGGGTCAGATGGTCGAGGACGTGCGCTTGGCTATCCGTCACCATGCGGATTCAGCTTTCCACGGCTGCATGCCCGGCGATCTGCCGAGCCCGGATGATTTCGTACACCCCATCCTCAACGTTCTGGAGGGCAAGTAA
- a CDS encoding 2-oxoacid:acceptor oxidoreductase family protein: protein MSLYQDVIIAGFGGQGVMLIGNLLAYAAMDAGRNVTYMPVYGPEMRGGTANCTVVISEDEIGSPLIRRPKSLIIMNRPSLDKFQPMVQDGGVVVINSSLIDEGLADKNRVRPIFVPANDIADKIGNLRMANMVALGAYVQATGVLPVEVVQKSLDKVIAKHYAHLIPKNADALAAGAEHAARQMETV, encoded by the coding sequence ATGAGCCTCTATCAGGACGTGATCATAGCCGGCTTCGGCGGCCAGGGCGTCATGCTCATAGGCAACCTCCTGGCCTACGCCGCCATGGACGCCGGCAGGAACGTGACGTACATGCCGGTCTACGGACCGGAGATGCGCGGCGGCACGGCCAACTGCACCGTGGTCATCTCGGAGGACGAGATCGGCTCGCCACTTATCCGTCGGCCGAAAAGTCTCATCATCATGAACCGGCCCTCTCTCGATAAATTCCAGCCCATGGTCCAGGACGGCGGCGTGGTTGTCATCAACTCCTCGCTTATCGATGAGGGTTTGGCCGACAAGAACAGGGTGCGGCCCATCTTCGTGCCTGCGAACGACATCGCGGACAAGATTGGCAACCTGCGCATGGCCAACATGGTGGCTCTGGGAGCCTATGTCCAGGCCACGGGCGTGCTGCCCGTCGAGGTAGTGCAGAAGAGCCTGGACAAGGTCATCGCCAAGCATTACGCGCATCTCATACCCAAAAATGCCGACGCCCTGGCAGCCGGCGCCGAGCACGCCGCCAGGCAGATGGAGACGGTGTAG